From a region of the Paralichthys olivaceus isolate ysfri-2021 chromosome 4, ASM2471397v2, whole genome shotgun sequence genome:
- the LOC109639062 gene encoding lymphotoxin-alpha has translation MEEHVCCCGAGGEAKPGVRYQRTFTQLVRLQLMALLTVVSLLLLASAAVFLLIMSGGRGCDRSPDGQLMKQPDNHLSGITSKQQQIINFKNPSAMLTVPTDSNIHEDYLKWQSKIGNAHCHGGFNYFNGNLVVPRNGIYRVFLQITYQCLDSSAHILRLTNNVLYFTDSYNASLPPLLSSVETMICSMEQWEKSIYTAGLFNLEANTRLFVKSSNPELIVKNEALVFFGAELLA, from the exons ATGGAGGAACACGTGTGTTGCTGTGGTGCAGGAGGGGAAGCCAAACCTGGAGTTCGTTATCAACGTACTTTCACTCAACTCGTCCGCCTCCAGCTCATGGCTCTGCTTACAGTCGTGTCGCTGCTCCTGCTCGCCTCAGCAGCCGTGTTTCTGCTGATCATGTCTGGCGGAAGAGGATGCGACCGCTCTCCGGACGGACAG CTCATGAAGCAGCCTGACAATCATTTGTCAG GTATCACCTCCAAACAGCAACAAATTATTAACTTCAAGAATCCAAGTGCCATGCTAACAG TTCCAACTGACAGTAACATTCATGAGGATTACCTTAAATGGCAGAGTAAGATTGGAAATGCCCACTGTCATGGAGGTTTCAACTACTTCAATGGGAACCTTGTGGTGCCCAGAAACGGCATCTACAGAGTCTTCCTGCAAATCACCTATCAGTGTTTGGATTCGTCCGCTCATATACTGAGACTCACCAACAATGTGTTATATTTCACAGATAGTTACAATGCCAGTTTGCCTCCTTTGCTGTCATCAGTCGAAACAATGATTTGTAGCATGGAGCAATGGGAAAAATCCATCTATACGGCTGGCTTGTTTAACCTGGAGGCTAACACCAGACTATTTGTGAAATCATCGAACCCCGAACTTATTGTTAAAAACGAAGCACTGGTGTTCTTCGGTGCTGAACTTCTAGCTTAG